A region of Photobacterium sanguinicancri DNA encodes the following proteins:
- a CDS encoding di-heme oxidoreductase family protein: protein MKYSLVVTFFSMLVSPSIFATTPIEEADETASVTRAKYLSGGATTIKKSGPNAFSLPAANLAMTKRLDFSVGNSFFRNPWVQAPATTDARDGLGPIFNTNGCQNCHIKDGRGHPPEEGATNAVSMLVRLSIPAMTPEQKKALITDGVIPDPMYGGQLQDFSISGAKPEGQIAISYQNVPVTFTDGEVVTLRKPTLTITDLQYGEMHPNVQMSARIAPPMIGLGLLEQIPESTLFSMAEQQRKEGVGVSGKVNKVWDVQTNQAAVGRFGWKAGQPNLMQQNAAAFNGDVGLTSYLFPNENCTEQQTICAELPNGGKPEVSDKILDFVEFYSQHLAVPSRRNVTDPVVMQGEKLFADVGCGSCHQSQIKTAKNEALPALSEQMINPYSDLLLHDMGEGLADHRGEFLATGTEWRTAPLWGIGYTEEVNGHTNFLHDGRARTLMEAVLWHGGEAQGSRDRVVGLPKSERKALIAFLESL from the coding sequence ATGAAATATTCACTGGTTGTTACTTTCTTTTCTATGCTGGTATCACCCTCTATTTTTGCGACAACCCCGATAGAAGAGGCGGATGAAACAGCATCTGTCACTAGAGCTAAATATCTATCTGGTGGTGCGACCACGATTAAAAAATCAGGCCCTAACGCGTTCTCGTTACCTGCGGCTAATTTAGCGATGACGAAGCGTTTAGACTTTAGTGTGGGTAACAGTTTTTTTCGAAACCCTTGGGTGCAAGCGCCAGCAACAACCGATGCCCGTGATGGCCTAGGCCCAATATTCAATACCAACGGTTGTCAAAATTGCCACATTAAGGATGGACGAGGGCACCCTCCTGAAGAAGGTGCAACCAACGCAGTCTCTATGCTGGTTCGATTAAGCATCCCAGCCATGACGCCAGAGCAGAAAAAAGCCCTGATCACAGATGGGGTTATCCCTGATCCTATGTATGGTGGTCAGTTACAAGATTTTTCTATTTCGGGCGCCAAGCCTGAAGGGCAAATCGCCATTAGTTACCAAAATGTTCCTGTCACTTTCACCGATGGCGAAGTGGTGACATTACGTAAGCCCACGCTGACGATCACTGATCTACAATACGGTGAGATGCACCCTAATGTTCAGATGTCTGCACGTATTGCGCCGCCTATGATTGGCCTTGGTTTGTTAGAACAAATCCCAGAATCAACGCTATTTTCGATGGCGGAACAACAGCGTAAAGAAGGCGTTGGCGTTTCAGGTAAAGTGAATAAAGTGTGGGACGTACAAACTAACCAAGCGGCCGTTGGTCGTTTTGGTTGGAAGGCGGGACAGCCGAACTTAATGCAACAAAATGCCGCAGCTTTTAATGGCGATGTGGGGCTAACTAGTTATTTATTTCCCAATGAAAACTGCACAGAACAGCAAACTATTTGTGCTGAGTTACCTAATGGCGGCAAGCCTGAAGTCAGCGATAAAATTTTAGACTTTGTTGAGTTTTACTCACAGCACCTTGCAGTACCGAGCCGCCGTAATGTTACTGATCCTGTGGTGATGCAAGGAGAAAAACTGTTTGCGGATGTGGGTTGTGGTAGCTGTCATCAAAGCCAAATTAAAACCGCTAAGAATGAAGCCTTACCCGCGTTGTCGGAACAGATGATTAACCCGTATTCTGATTTGCTTTTACACGATATGGGTGAAGGTTTGGCCGATCATCGTGGTGAGTTTTTGGCAACAGGAACAGAATGGCGAACAGCGCCATTGTGGGGGATTGGATATACCGAAGAAGTAAACGGTCATACCAACTTCTTACATGACGGCCGAGCTCGTACCTTGATGGAAGCTGTGCTTTGGCATGGTGGTGAAGCGCAAGGTAGCCGCGATCGTGTTGTTGGACTACCAAAGTCTGAACGT